CGACGATCCGCGAACAGCTCTCGCGTTTCCTGGCGTAGCCGCGGGCGCGATGGCTCGATTCGCAGCGGCCTCAATCTGTAGCGGGCTCAGTTCGCGTCCACCGTGGCGGGCACGATTCTGTCCAGGGTCTCGGCCAGCAGGGCCTTGTCGAACGGTTTGACGATGAAGTCGGCCGCACCGATTTGGAACGCCTCTTTCAACACGGCCGTTTGTTCCAAGGCGCTCACGACGACGATCTTGGCCTCGGGATCGAACTCGAGAATGCCGCGCAAGGCATGCAGCCCATCGTACTTGGGCATGACCATGTCGAGCGTCACGGCGTCGGGCCGCAGCTCGCGGTAAAGGTCGATCGCCTCTTGGCCGTTGACCGCTTCGCCTGCGATCTCCCAGCCGGCGGCCAGCGCCGTTTCCTTGACCATCTCGCGGATGATCATCGCGTCATCAGTAACGAGCAATTTCCTGGTCATCGTCGTTAATTCCGGGCTGGGGCGCCGTGGGTCGAGCCGGTCGGCTCGCGCGGGTCAGAGTTCAAGGATTGGTTGACCGACAATCTCCACCCGGAGAATGCCGGTGGCGAGATCAAAGATCACCTTACGGCCTCTGGTCTCGCCCACGTGTTCGGCAAGGAGCTTGATGTGGGCAGTTTCCAGGGCCGCGCGGACGGCGGCGATGTTGGCCTGGCCTGCCTGTAGCGGTCCACGAGTTTCAAACATGGCCGCGCCGCCGGCGATCTTGGCCACGAGGCCGCCGGCGTTCGCGCCAGAAGCTTCGAGCAGGCGGAGGGCCGCCGGGATGGCGGAATCGGCGTAGCGCCCCGGGAGGCCCGCTTGTTCTCCCGAGTTGGGCAGCACGATGTGTGCCAGCACACCGACCCGCTTGCGCGGATGGTAGATCGCCACGCCGACGCACGAGCCGAGAATGGCCCAAAGCCGATGTGGCGCATCGGCCAGCACCAGTTGGCCGAGACCGACCAGTTGGTTCAACTGCGGGACGAAGGATGTGGGAGTGGCGGTGCTCAACATGATCGACGCGTGAAACGGCGCGTGGTGTCCAGAAGCTGGGCGTAAGGTGTGGTTCAACTGACGGCGTGCAACGCGTCTTCCAATTGCTTGCGCAGCGCGTGCGTGGGAATGAAAAACACGTTCCAGTTCAACTCGGCGCCATCGCGGCGGAAAATCGTCCGGCAGATCAGCGCCTTGTCCGTGCCGACGGCCTGCATCATCAGCGCTTGCTCGAGCACGCTGGCGCCGTAGTCCTGGATGAAATAGGGCGGCGAAGGCACCAGTTCCGAAGTAATCAGCCGCTGGAGTGCATTCAGATAGGCGCAGCCCAGAATGTTGCCCGTCTCGCAGAGGGCCGATTGTTCGATGGGCGACCAAGGTCCGTCGGATTGCGCCGGGCGGTTGAGCAGCGTCGCCGCCAGTTGGCGGCCATTGTGTTCGTCGAAGGTCAGGATCAGCTCGCCGCCGATTTCGCCGGGCAGGCTGAGCACGACCATCGTGAGAAACTCGTCGCCCAGGTTCAATTCGGTGCAGACGCTCTCGAGCGGCAGTTCGCGCACCTCGTCGAGCGACAGCGTGATCAGGCCGTTGGTCCACCGGCACATCGCGGCCGATGCCTCGTGTGTGGCGGCCACCAGCAACTGCTGCAGCAGCTCCAGATGGCAGTTCTCGAGACGGCGAACGTCGTTCATCGCAACAAGTTCTTTCGTTCAGTTCGCGGCGACGCGCCGCGAGGCCATGGTGATCACCGCGCCGATATCCAGGATCAACGACACTCGGCCGTTACCCAGAATGCTCGCGCCGGCGATGCCGATCACGTTTTCGTAGTTTTCCGCCAACGACTTAATCACGATGTCCTCTTCGCCGAGCACGCGATCGACGACCAGGCCCAACTCGCGTCCGTCGAGGCCGAGGATGACCAAGGTTAGGTCATCCGACGCCGCCTTGACGGCAGCCGGATCATTCCACGTGAACACGTCGGACAATCGGACCACCGAAATCACGCGACCCCGGACATTGGCCGTCTGTTGACCATGCACGGTCCATTGCTCGGCCGGTTTTACCCGTACGATCTCCACGACCGATTCCATCGGCAGTGCGAACACGTCGCCGTCGATCTCGGACATCAAGCTGGGCAGGATGGCCAAGGTCAGCGGCAGCTTGATCGTGAACGTCGTTCCCTGACCGGGCACGCTCTCCAAATCGACCGTTCCGTTGAGGTCCTCGATCTTGCTCTTGACGATGTCCATGCCCATGCCGCGGCCGGAGACTTCGGTCACCTTGTCGGCCGTGCTGAACCCGGGCTCCCAGATCAACTGGTGGACCTGGTGCGGCGTGAGGCGCTCGGCGTCGGCGGCAGCGACCAGGTTTTTCTCGATGGCCTTTTGACGGATCCGCTCGGTGTTCAGCCCGCGGCCGTCGTCGACGACCTGAATGATGATGCTGTTGCCGCGGTGGAAGGCGTCGAGCACGATCGTGCCCTGGGCCGGCTTGCCGGCTGCCCGCCGG
This portion of the Pirellulales bacterium genome encodes:
- a CDS encoding response regulator, whose translation is MTRKLLVTDDAMIIREMVKETALAAGWEIAGEAVNGQEAIDLYRELRPDAVTLDMVMPKYDGLHALRGILEFDPEAKIVVVSALEQTAVLKEAFQIGAADFIVKPFDKALLAETLDRIVPATVDAN
- a CDS encoding chemotaxis protein, whose translation is MNDVRRLENCHLELLQQLLVAATHEASAAMCRWTNGLITLSLDEVRELPLESVCTELNLGDEFLTMVVLSLPGEIGGELILTFDEHNGRQLAATLLNRPAQSDGPWSPIEQSALCETGNILGCAYLNALQRLITSELVPSPPYFIQDYGASVLEQALMMQAVGTDKALICRTIFRRDGAELNWNVFFIPTHALRKQLEDALHAVS
- a CDS encoding chemotaxis protein CheD, coding for MLSTATPTSFVPQLNQLVGLGQLVLADAPHRLWAILGSCVGVAIYHPRKRVGVLAHIVLPNSGEQAGLPGRYADSAIPAALRLLEASGANAGGLVAKIAGGAAMFETRGPLQAGQANIAAVRAALETAHIKLLAEHVGETRGRKVIFDLATGILRVEIVGQPILEL